One Salvia miltiorrhiza cultivar Shanhuang (shh) chromosome 6, IMPLAD_Smil_shh, whole genome shotgun sequence genomic window, cttggtagaatattcacatatgatttattgatgcattgttattatgatattagatatatcataatagagataatttttcctcacatgaataaatatattttcatgagataTATTTTTCTCACATACTAAATAAGagttataattattcaagtatatatatatatatatatatatatatatatatatatatacacacctatctctctttctctctcactctctctatctctctcaatctctctcactctttctctctcactctctcacccTTACGCAGCACTAGCTCCCTCCCCACTCTCCCACATTATTCTTCTCTTTCCCATCAATGGAAATCACATGCACCATTAAAGAGTCCCTAAAAAGCTAATCTAACTAGCCAACTCATTCCTCCACACTTTAAGCTCACAAGCACatgcacacctctctctcatctccctccctctcttattcttctttattttcagcagccctcctcctcctcctcactccaccacacttctttttcttgttccaCCAAATATAGTAAGAACTAAGGTTTCTTAAAGTGTTCATCTTCAAGCTCAAGCTCCAAGCATACTACGCATCAtcttctactccacctccattgatcttgttggtagcaacctcaatcctcctcttatgttatatatatattttcttgtggtataagcatgtatattgatgcataattgaagcatgatgagttattagtgtgaaaatgcatgagaatggtgatgaaagtatagatctatgatgatatgtgtatatgttgttgtttcaaccattttgagaagttttcttacgttctggactgatcagtcgacgaggtttccctcgtccaaaacTCTTCAAACTTTTACAGTGTGTCGATATATGTGTCTTGAGGacgctggtaaaatttcaagtcatttggacttcttttactacctttttaaaatgcaaaactttTACTGCGCATGTCCACCGGAAATTTAGAAAGGCAGTCCctagagtcacacttttcagtaactttcaaaaacattcagcctcccaaatttttatggtagaaaGATACATGTATTATACTGATTTACACCAAATTTCAAACCATTTggccaacgtttactatttttcaaaaatcatagcttccagtcgtgcaaaactgccgaatctggtagactgtgggaaaacacccatatctcgtaaaccacttggagtttttcactctacttttttttaaataaaactagacgCAGAAAGGTTTTCAACAGTGTAAGTCTCGAATCTAGGAGATTTCTGAGTCAAaacagtttattcgttaaagttgaGGCAGAGCAGAATGATAAACTGTAGGAgtctgaaaatttctactttgtaattgttttgaggattttaaagttttggtggattaatacaccatgttatgtcatgaaaatactactagaaaattttatatttatttccaaGCTTACGTGAATATTTGGGAATTTACttacaaggaaaaagatttcgagttcataggattattttttttaagtcatttgactaTTGTGATAAATCGTGAAAATGTATTATGTGGAAATTGATTATTGCAAAGTATGAATGACTATTTGATGTttatgaatgctatttacctaggattgagagtcttttaattggataagatatctaattaaattgagaggtccaattgggtaaatagtagataggttataagatgagattaagcatatgatgaaagcataagtattgagatattagttagatgaaattctaactagagtttattttgtctcatgacaatctaaaccacgtgcgccaccaaaggttcgagtgacggccggcgttagtacgactctgagcgttacgtcatcgacccctgagacaggtgggctttattctaactctattatggctagctaccatgataatgagttcaaatgcaaattcttatgaaaatgaagcatgttgaagcattattgatgaatcttatgaaaatgaagcatgttgaagcattattgatgagtattatgaaaattgtcaacttgccatatttattattgatgagaatgagatatggtatgttgcctctatgaaagacatgattatgatcatgatgcaagatatcggcctttgactgatttatatgacagtaaaggttttgtgcgcagaggtgaccgtgagccgtctctagtcggccggtcacggtgatttgaaggaggcctccttctcttcaccttatatatatattatatgagttctcatagttggcacataccgtgaatatataatgtctgcagactaatgatattattatgatgatgcaaatgagtttatgacagaaaaacatgaacaggtatttttaatctcagttaaatcctgttgatgcattgaaaagggcaagattgacatatagctctaagagcaacatttcaattatttccggcatgagtccactgagtgctttttggtactcagccctgcatgtatttctaaatgtgcaggtctggcttggcgcgaggatgggtgaaagctgttggaattgtcagttggctgtgtctttcctatgtctcatatttatctttataagctttgactctataagaatttgaactccctgctatatgtcttcacacatatagtaacgcatctcgctgcataactctgatgaaactctttatttaatttgcttatgtctgtaatatcccttaagggaaatacttctcagacccttgctaagtttcaatggcttaatcatgtttacccaagctagtaattattttggtcttgaaatccttctttaaaatgagtaaagtttgcaattgcttccgctaaaacaagatgtattcctatttctttcactatttcttttattagtcgtacgatacttggtatacgctatcactggctatatcgggctgcgacagttaAACCAAGTGAAATTCGAAAGGAGTGGTCAGTTTGAGTATAATTCAAAAAGTTCAATTCTCAATTAAACTGGTTAACTGAATTAACCGATTTTTTTCTAACAAATTCAGAAATTGGGcattaatcggttaaccgaagtATTAACCGGTTCGATTACCGGTTATGAAAAGGTTGCTTATccggttccggttaaccggtaaaccagttcggttaaaaccgaaccgGACCGGTTACCAGTCCTAGCGgagataaaaaatttattaatcaacTATCATAAACTGCTCGAGTGAGAGTGTGTGATTATCTGTGTGATCTTTTATCAggactggattaaactggtattaggattaataaattaattgtgCGAATTTGATTAACAAAGTTACATCTCTAGGatcagtatatttatttattttacttttattctcCATCTTATATTTTTGATTTTTCTTGAATATTGCTAGATAATTATTAGAATTGCTTAGAGTATTTTCGGTTATCAGTTCATGTGAATATGATACTCGATTGTTATATATGTTATAATTGTATTGTGTTAATTGTgatattttgttgctaataaagcAGTGATCACATGTCTCTCTGTATTTATTATTGTAAAAGTTGTCCTTTGAATTTAAGATTTGGTGGGAATGAAAAACATGTTCTTTTGTTCTTAGTTTTCCTTCCACCTTTTCACTTTTACTCACTGACGTCCTTAAAAGTGGCGCACTAATTATAATGGTTGTTTAATTCAGCGTTTTTCTATTGCTTTTCATTAATGGAATGTTGTTTAGTTCTATCCTCTCTCTTCTCGTATGttacattaaaaaaatgcaCTTCTCATATTTACATTgcttaattttaattaacaacacaaaaaatgataaattaattaacaaattttgaattattcatCAAATTTAGAGATGGCAATGGGTccgagacccggtccagatccgcggatccagacCCTGTTTTCCGGATTTGGACCTTGCAAaatttggacccgacggatctggaccACTCTCTAAAATatcggatccggatctggagtaGATGTTAGaaaacccagatccggtccagatccggatctggacccggttatatttaaatatataatatttttattttttatttttatctaaccCTAATCTAAACCTAAAAGTCTAACTTCACAATTAGAATTCCTAATTTCcttattaattatgcataaaGATATGAGAGTTAGATACAATATGGGGCATATTGCATGATTCGCATTATATTAGGATTATTAGGATTATCATTATATTAGGAGTATTATGTTATTTCTTATTTTGGATTGTTTGGTTTTAAATGAATTATGGTGTTCTTATTATTTGGGATTGTTTAGTTTTAAATGGATTATGGtgtattttttgtttaaatGATTGTTGAAACTTTAGGcaattgttatgatttttattttaatgtttaattagcttagaatttattttagaaaataaaatgatatggatctgggtctggacccgagaccccgtggatcttatggatctgggtctggatcctatttttttggatccaatggatctggaccggatctggatctaagtaaaaaaatatggatttggatctggaccaagcaggatccggtccagatccggcccattgccatccctaatcaaATTATTGTTAAACATCAATGAATTAATTAGTCACaatcaattttaattaacaCACATAATAATATCGACTCAAACACCATTCACAACACACTCACCcaacatttcttaaaatccgcACTAGAAAAAGTAAAGAACACTGATCATGGACGGGTGGAATATTATTCAAAATAGTGAAGAAATTAAAATAGATGAACAAAGACCATATActtttcattaattttatgttaagaaaaaaaaaatagaggcaTATAAAAATTATTCTACATTATTTTGTTATCATATCAGCAAATACCTTTTTTgtttcattataattttttgttgagaCCCATCAGTCTACAAAGGTCAACTTACTCTGCTTCTTCTCTTCCTCCTCAATGCATATACAAAAGCAGCAACAAGCAATAATCTACTTAAAACCATGACCCGACTTTCCATTAACTGCGGCTCGGCCGCCACTTCTGCGGCGCTCAACGGCAGAGAGTGGATCGGAGATATACGACCAAAGGGATCATCGCTGCTACAGATAAAGGGTTCATCAACCACCTCAACTGTCACACATAGCTCCATCTCTGCTGATCAAGCTCCCCACAAGACGGCGAGAATCTCTGCTTCTCAATTCTCCTACGCATTTCGAGTTAGCCCAGGTGAGAAAATTCTCCGCCTTCATTTAGGCTGATCACCTCCACAAATATGCCAAGGAAGGTCTCACTTGGAAGCAACGCCTGGATATCTGCATAGGCACTGCGCGAGGCCTAGACTATCTCCACACCGGCAATGGACTCATTCATCGCGATGTCAAAGCTTCAAACATACTCATGGATGAGAATCTCGTGCCCAAGGTCTCGGATTTTGGGTTAGCGAAGCCGGAAGATCGAAGCAAGTTACAGAGCCATGTAAGCACCAAAGTTAAGGGAACGTATGGATACTTGGACCCATATTATTACAGTAGCCGCAAGTTAACAAGGAAGAGCGACGCATACGCCTTTGGTGTGGTGTTGCTGGAAGTATTGTGTGAGAGACGACCAATGGATCCGCGGTTTGAAGAGGAGTACTGCCTCACCAGGTGGGCTGGAAACAAGATTAGTGAGGGAGAGGTTAATCAGATTGTAGCTTCGAGTCTGTTGGATGAAATCCTACCAGATAGCCTGAAAGTATATGTTGAGGTTGCTGAAAGATGTTTGCATGATGAACCCAAGAAAAGGCCAACAATGGCTCAAATTTTGGTGCAGCTCGAGTTTGTGCTTCAGCATCATGAGAATGGGAGGATTGCAGAGCCAAATCACGTCGACATGTTTCCATCAAATGATATGGTGTCACCTGCAAACACCGAGCAATCAACAGAAGCCTCTTCTCCTACAAAACAAactaattcaaattattttccagCTAGACAAGATGAATGGAGGGAAACAACACATTATAAGGCACGTTTTCGGGCATTAGATACATTATGGAACAGGTTAAAACCATCTAAGAGAAAAGAACTCAGCTTATCATCAGGTATATGTTCATTCTCCAACTTATTATCAATATACTGAGTTGTGTATTCCAATGGTGCATTTatttttgatggataaatttatcatgggaaaatgaaggataacaaaaatttatgcctttaaatgtcttctttcttttcccacatgttATACAAAtgtaaaaaaagaaatgaggcatttaaaggcataaatttttgttatccctcatttttctcatgataaatatATCCATCAAAGTAACGCACCCCAAAAGTAAAATCATAACGTACAATTATTTTACAACGCACCCCAAAAGTAAAATCATAACGTACAATTATTTTACACAAATTTGTGAGGCTGACATACGCCTGCCCAAGTTTGAGTTTAGAAGGATTGTGGCTGCTACCAATCAATTCTCCTCGTCACATAAGATTGGAATAGGTGGATAAAACCacaaaaaaacatttttttacTGAGGAATTACTGTCCCTCGGTAATTACCAAGTATTTTGTGACAATTTTCCGAGAAATAAGGTATTTTCGAATATTCCCATGATTTACCGAGAGAACACCGAGTAAGTTCATTACCGAGGGATTTAATCACTCGGTAAAGTTTAAATTTAATTCTTAATCATAACTTTTAATTTTACCGAGGGATTATGTACTCTGGGAAATTGAATTAAAGTATTTCCCTGGTTTCCACCCCACAACACTTTCCCTCCCCAAATTAGAAGCCCTAATCGCTGCTGCCGTCCGCCTCCTTTGCGCTGCCGTCCACCTCCATTGTTTCCGCTGCCATCCACCTCATTTGCGCCGTgagctccctctctctctctctctctctcattgccATCCACCACATCCTTGTCAGCTTCTTCATTCCACTGTCGCTTTTGCCGTCGCCACCGCCGCTCGCCGCCCGTCGCTTTTCAAGTTATACTCTACTGTAAGTTTCATCTTGCCATTTGTGTAGTAACCATAATTCTAGGCACAAATATATCCATGAAAATCATTACTGCGCATCTTTTCCCTTGTCAGTGGACGCCAAAATATATTTGATCTTAGGATAATCATTGTTCTTagtaattattgaattattttcCTCATATATGTAGTGCAGTAGCATATTTGGAGTGTAACTGCTAAAATGAGAAACAGTAGGAAAACATTGGCGAGCTTATCAGAATACACCTGCTGATGCTCTTACAATTCCTTTTAACAAGTCAagtaaaaaagttacaaaataGTGATGGATTAAATGTTGAACTGGGATTCTTTTATATTTGAGTTTATAGCTTTGTTATGTGTATAATAAGAGATGAATATATATGTTTGAGGAATGGGGCCATTTTTTTGGATTTATTTGAAAGAAAGGAATGTAGAATTTAGGAGATGGATTGTTAGTCAGAATTGAGAATTAGTATTGGTGGAAGATTAGAATTTGAGATTTTGTAGTGGTCTGCGAAAGTTTATGTTGTCACACTATCTTCTGCTACTCCCACTATGTGCAGACAATTACAGAAACTGTAAagtagcatatatatatatatatgctgcTTTTTGAAAAAAGTATAAATGAACTTTCATTATCTCTACGTGTTTATTcgttgtatttttatttttattgagaatCTCAGGTGATATGTCTCGTGATTTGAGTTTCAATTTTTGGATATTAATAGAGAGGTAGCAAGATCCGTTTCACGGCTGATAGCTCTCACGCTGGGCCTAAATATCAACTTTTTTTTGTCAACCTGGAATACTTGGAAGATCCATTGCAACACTGAAGCTGCTACATTATGAAGGTAAGGATTATTGAGATTCAATCAATGCAAGTAACATGTCATATATAGCTGATATTAGTTGACCTCCTGGGCAATCAATGAAGTTCCCCAGATTTTTAGCATGTTGAAACAATCAGTATTATCGAACTTGCTCAGCATTCTTTAACACGTCATTGTGAAGCTGGTCATACCAGTGAAACTTTTTTGAAGTGATTGCCCTTAGCAAGTGGTTTAGAAATATCTCAACTGGTTTAGTTTACTGTTTGTAATTTCACCCATTTGACATCAGATTTTTGAAGAATGATAGATGAAGTTATTTAGGATGTAaagagtattaattaataagAATGGTAGTTTATTCTGATTCTGATCACTAAATCTTAGAAATTTCAAGCCTTGAAAGAATTACACAAACTTCAATTGCTTGTGCTTGATCTCAGTCAATTAGTAAGTTACCTTAGCCGGTtaaatcaattttcatatcacAGTGATTTTCTTGTTCAGTTTGAACTAATTTTTGTGAAGGGCCTTATATTATGTTGTTTGCCCTATTCTGCCTGCAGAGGTTTCATTATTGAGGAATGACATTGCCAACAATCAATGTTCGTGTCATTGAAAGATGAACTAGTAACCAATCAATCTGGTTCCTCTGTGAGTAGTCATATATATAATGTAGAAGAAACATTTCATAGCAAGATAATGTATAGGAGAATCACAATTTACTGGAATCCCATGTCAGTCAGTTTGTCATTGGTTGTACTTGGAAGTAGGTAAGGGCAATCGCAATTTATTGGAATCACCAATCGCTGCTTGTTGCTCCCACACCTTAGAAATGTGAAGTGGATGACAGATTAGGTATTCTTTCCTTTCAAGTTCTAGTTCTGCGGGTGATAGAGGTTTATGCTATCTGTATCCACAGGAATTGGATTCAAAAGTCTGGGATTGAGAATAACACTGCAGAAATTCTAGCAGCTGAAGAAATTGAACTGTGAGTATTATTCCCCAAATTCTGCAGAAAACAAACGTATTATTCTGTTTTAGACTACAACTTTCAATTAATTCTAGCTAGTTTTGACTCTGAACTCCaattatttatctaaatttggAGGTGATTGAGGTAGTGTTATGTTTTTACCTACTCATCTGAATTTTGATGAAACAAAATTCATGGTAGTTAGTAAATCTGCTACTTTGCATTATGACTTCATCTACTATGCCTGCTATAAGGTGTATATAATTACTCATTCCCAAGTGAGTAATAACTGTTGCTATAATGACTACCGGTGCTTGGGCATAAAAAAAATCCAAGAGTGATGAACTGCAAGAAAACTGCTATTATTGAGTCTACTGTCTAAAGAGCAAATTAGGCATAGTTATTTGAAGGCATCCTAAAATGGAAAAGCAAGGTTGAGAAGTTATGGATATAAAAACTCATATGAGCAAAGTGATTTAAGTAACAAGAAGTCGTTCATCTTCATTCTATATAGTGATTTCAATTCCTTttcatttctatatatatatatatatatatatatatatatatatatgtgctcACAATTCCTTGCACAGATTGAGCTCCTAAGCAGAAGTATCCCCTCTTCCACACACACAGAGTGACTATCACGTGATCTCATAGTCctctttataatttttaaacacATGATCTCATTGTCTTTATTTACAGGAGGATTTTCAACAAAAAAGCCAATATTCTTCATGTGGATCTAACAAAACATGCATGTCTGGTGTCTTTATTTTGCAGTATAAGTGATTAAGCTCTACAGTTATGATTGATTTATAGGCTATTTACCATAACGTTTTTATGTTTGAACACTTCATTATATGTTCTTTTTTATGTTTGTAGTATACCATTCCGCGCTTGACTCGTGAGAAGTATAGGAAAGTCAAGAACAAGAAAAGAGAAGTATCGTGATAATGATGATGGTGATTATGACGACAATGATGAGTGACAGGTCtatttatgtataattttatatcaGTTTTGATTAAttgttgtctttttttttttcaaatatcaCCTTATAATGTGTATATGATAATTTATGAACAGATATGAGTACTAGATTCCATCGTGGCCGTCTTGGAGGTTCTAGCAGTGCAGCATCATCCCGTGCAACATCATCCCATAGAGCATCATCCCGTGCATCATCTACTTTGCCAGCATCGACTTCAGATGTAGAGTTAGAGCAAACGACATCTGATGCAGTCTCAAACAATGATGGAAGGATACCTCTTTCAAGGACGCTTGAAGGGTTTGtcactttataattttttcaatgTTAATATATCTAAAGTTGataataattttgttatttttttgtaattctaATTAACAGGGAGTTAGCATTG contains:
- the LOC130990989 gene encoding putative receptor-like protein kinase At5g39000, translated to MTRLSINCGSAATSAALNGREWIGDIRPKGSSLLQIKGSSTTSTVTHSSISADQAPHKTARISASQFSYAFRVSPGLTWKQRLDICIGTARGLDYLHTGNGLIHRDVKASNILMDENLVPKVSDFGLAKPEDRSKLQSHVSTKVKGTYGYLDPYYYSSRKLTRKSDAYAFGVVLLEVLCERRPMDPRFEEEYCLTRWAGNKISEGEVNQIVASSLLDEILPDSLKVYVEVAERCLHDEPKKRPTMAQILVQLEFVLQHHENGRIAEPNHVDMFPSNDMVSPANTEQSTEASSPTKQTNSNYFPARQDEWRETTHYKARFRALDTLWNRLKPSKRKELSLSSGICSFSNLLSIY